A part of Odontesthes bonariensis isolate fOdoBon6 chromosome 23, fOdoBon6.hap1, whole genome shotgun sequence genomic DNA contains:
- the gpam gene encoding glycerol-3-phosphate acyltransferase 1, mitochondrial: MELSDGLLLQVNNGEQWYNRWKHPNEDLDRSTSPSVLRSVANTWKEGLLNRKRPFVGRCCHSCTPQSWDQLFNPSIPSLGLRNVIYINETHTRQRGWLARRLSYVLFVMERDVHKDMFTRNMVDNVLNNGRMETAILKVATDFEAAPRKPGQEHKAVSKVKQKARAVLQEMVANISPAFIRLTGWVLLRLFNGFFWSIQIHKGQLEMVKKAATEQNVPMVFLPVHKSHIDYLLITLILFCHNIKAPHIAAGNNLSIPILSTLIRKLGGFFIRRKMEETGDGTRDILYRSLLHAYTEELLRQQQFLEVYLEGTRSRSGKPSTARAGMLSIVVDTLWTGAIGDVLVVPVGISYDRIIEGNYNSEQLGKPKKNESLWGIACGVFRMLRKNYGCVRVDFNQPFSLKEYLDSQRSRHIPPPVSLENTLMPTIISAQPDAELFEGQEEEQMDRELPDEIFRRQLINNLAKHVLFTANKSSAIMSTHIVACLLLYRHRQGVVLSKLVEDFFNMKEEILSRDFDLGFSGNSEDVVMRALHLLENCINVTSSANRNGEFTIAPSQTVPALFELNFYSNGLFHVFISDAMIASSILSLQRELVMESGSDHQPVDPSSLLLSQEKLIRKAAGLSHFLINEVAVAPPCQTIYQVFHDAVSRLIQYGVLYVAEEDQEELSPGPAEEPWPKKFSEPLSWRSDEEDEDSDFGEEQRDRYLKVSVSPEHQEFFVFLQRLLSPVLEAYSGAAIFVHSLSQPMPEAEYTQRLFRYLLTRTERGVAAYGESATHYLVKNTVRTFKELGVLKERRENKVTTLELSSTFLPQANRNKLLQYILGFTLL; the protein is encoded by the exons ATGGAGCTGTCGGACGGCTTGTTGCTGCAGGTCAACAATGGGGAGCAGTGGTATAACCGCTGGAAACATCCCAATGAAGACTTG GACCGCAGCACCAGCCCTTCAGTCTTGCGCTCTGTTGCCAACACGTGGAAGGAGGGTCTGCTGAACAGAAAGAGGCCCTTTGTGGGCCGATGCTGTCACTCCTGTACACCACAGAGCTGG GATCAACTATTCAACCCCAGTATTCCATCTTTGGGGCTGCGTAACGTCATCTACATCAATGAGACCCACACTag ACAGCGGGGCTGGTTGGCACGCAGGCTAAGTTATGTGCTGTTTGTCATGGAAAGAGATGTCCACAAGGACATGTTCACCAGGAACATGGTGGACAATGTGCTTAACAACGGCAG GATGGAGACTGCTATTTTGAAGGTGGCCACAGATTTTGAAGCTGCCCCCAGAAAGCCAGGCCAGGAGCACAAGGCTGTCAGTAAAGTGAAGCAGAAAGCCAGGGCCGTCCTCCAGGAGATGGTGGCCAACATTTCACCAGCCTTTATCAG GCTGACGGGGTGGGTGCTCCTAAGGCTGTTTAATGGTTTCTTCTGGAGCATCCAGATCCACAAAGGACAGCTGGAAATGGTCAAgaaagctgccacagag CAAAATGTTCCCATGGTCTTCCTTCCTGTTCACAAATCGCACATCGACTATCTGCTCATCACATTGATTCTTTTCTGTCACAACATCAAAGCCCCACACATCGCTGCTGGAAACAACCTTAGCATCCCTATTCTCAG cacttTGATTCGTAAACTTGGAGGATTCTTCATACGACGGAAAATGGAAGAGACGGGCGATGGGACGAGAGACATTTTGTACAGATCACTCCTGCATGCA TACACAGAGGAGTTGTTGCGGCAGCAGCAGTTTTTGGAGGTCTACCTGGAGGGTACTCGGTCCCGCAGTGGTAAGCCATCGACTGCACGTGCAGGCATGCTGTCCATTGTGGTCGACACTCTGTGGACTGGGGCCATCGGGGATGTGCTGGTGGTGCCAGTTGGCATCTCTTACGACCGCATTATTGAGGGCAACTACAATAGTGAACAGCTG GGCAAACCCAAAAAGAATGAGAGCTTGTGGGGAATAGCATGTGGAGTGTTCAGGATGCTGAGGAAGAACTAcggttgtgttcgtgttgattTCAACCAACCCTTCTCTCTGAAG GAGTATCTGGACAGTCAGAGAAGCCGTCATATTCCACCACCAGTGTCCCTGGAAAACACCTTGATGCCCACCATCATTTCTGCTCA GCCTGATGCTGAGCTGTTTGAAGGGCAAGAAGAGGAGCAAATGGACAGAGAGCTGCCTGATGAGATCTTTAGACGGCAACTTATCAACAACCTGGCCAAGCATGTTCTCTTCA CCGCTAACAAGTCTTCAGCTATCATGTCTACCCACATTGTGGCCTGCCTGCTGCTTtacagacacagacag GGGGTGGTGCTGTCCAAGCTTGTGGAGGACTTCTTCAACATGAAGGAGGAGATCTTGTCCCGGGACTTTGACCTGGGCTTTTCGGGGAACTCTGAGGATGTGGTCATGCGTGCCCTGCACCTTCTGGAAAACTGCATCAATGTGACCAGCAGCGCCAATCGCAATGGAGAGTTTACCATCGCACCCAGCCAAACTGTGCCGGCGCTTTTTGAGCTCAACTTCTACAGCAACGGCCTTTTTCATGTCTTTATTTCTGATGCAATGATTG CTTCTAGCATCCTGTCACTGCAGCGAGAGCTGGTGATGGAGTCAGGTTCTGATCACCAGCCTGTGGATCCAAGTAGTCTACTTCTCAGTCAGGAGAAGCTCATCCGCAAGGCCGCCGGTCTCTCCCACTTCCTTATCAATGAGGTGGCTGTGGCACCA CCCTGTCAGACTATTTACCAGGTTTTTCACGATGCAGTGAGCCGGCTGATCCAATATGGAGTTCTCTACGTGGCAGAG GAGGACCAAGAAGAACTGAGCCCCGGCCCCGCAGAGGAGCCTTGGCCCAAAAAGTTCTCTGAGCCCCTTTCCTGGAGAAGCGACGAAGAGGACGAGGACAGTGACtttggagaggagcagagagatcGTTACCTAAAG GTGAGCGTTTCACCGGAGCACCAGGAGTTCTTTGTGTTCCTTCAGCGACTGCTCAGCCCTGTGCTGGAGGCCTACAGTGGGGCTGCCATTTTTGTGCACAGTCTGAGTCAACCCATGCCTGAGGCAGAGTACACCCAGAGGCTCTTCAGATACCTGCTCACACGCACAGAGAGAGGAGTGGCTGCTTATG GCGAAAGTGCAACTCATTATCTGGTTAAGAACACAGTGAGGACGTTCAAAGAGCTCGGG GTCCTAAAGGAGCGAAGGGAGAACAAGGTAACGACCCTGGAGCTAAGCAGTACCTTTCTACCTCAGGCCAATCGGAATAAACTCCTGCAGTACATCTTAGGTTTCACCCTGCTGTAA